The genomic stretch GTAGAAAACGGTAAAAAGCATTTCTACGATATTCCGAGCAAAAGCTACAAAGAAGTTCCAGGTATGGATGATTTCATTATTCTGGATACTTTAAAATCTGCAGGAAAAGTAATTTGGAACAATGCAGGATCCTCCATCTACGACATGGGTGATGATGTGATCGGATTGGAGTTTCATACTAAAATGAACTCCATGGGGCAGGAGGTGATCGAAGGAATCAATACTGCCATCGGAATGGCCGAGAAATCCTACAAAGGATTGGTAATAGGAAACGAAGGTGCGAATTTCTCCGCAGGAGCGAATTTGGCTATGTTGTTCATGTTTGCGGGAGACCAGGATTTTGATGAGATCAATCTGATGATTGCCCAGTTCCAGAATACGATGATGCGGGCAAGATTCTCATCTATACCAGTGGTAGTGGCTCCACACAATTTGGCGCTTGGAGGTGGATGTGAGCTTTCTCTTCACTCAGATCATGTGCAGGCACATGCAGAACTCTACATGGGATTGGTAGAGGTAGGTGTGGGCCTGATTCCGGCTGGAGGAGGCACCAAAGAGATGACATTGAGATTCTCAAATGCTGTCAAATCCGGTGATGTAGAATTGAATCGACTGCAAGATACCTTTATGAATATAGCCATGGCGAAAGTTTCTACTTCCGCGGAAGAAGCTAGAAGTCTTGGCTATCTGAGAACTTCTGATGGAATTACCCTCAATAGAAAACGCCAGCTGGCAGAAGCAAAGGCGAAGGTGATTTCCTTGCACGAAGAGGGTTATACTCAGCCTTTGGAGCAGACGAATATCCGTGTGCTAGGCAAAGAGTCACTGGCATTGTTTGAGGCAGGAATCACAGGGATGAGGTATGGTGCATATATTTCTGAGCATGATGCTTTGATAGCCAAAAAGCTAGCCTACGTGATGTCTGGAGGAGATTTGTCTTCACCGACAGAAGTTTCGGAAAGGTATCTTTTGGATTTGGAACGCGAAGCTTTCCTGAGCTTGACAGGTGAGCAAAAGACACTGGAAAGGATTCATAGCATATTGTTCAAGGGCAAACCGCTGAGAAATTAGTATCAAGTATCAAGACATAAGTATCAAGTAAAATAAAGATAGTAGTAAGTATTAAGATTTTAGAACTATGCACAATTTCAAGGAACTCAAAGTATGGCAGAAGACGGTTGATTTTGCTGTAAAAATATATTCAGTTACGAAATCGTTCCCCAATGAAGAAAAGTTTGGTTTGATTTCTCAAATGAGAAGAGCAGGAGTTTCTATACCATCAAATATAGCAGAGGGTTGTGTCAAAACATCCGGTAAGTCATTTGTAAACTCTTTGGAAATCAGTTTAGGAGAATGTTTTGAGCTTGAAATTCAAATGATCATTTCTGAAAGGGTTGGTATTCTTGATTCCGAATCAGCCGGAGAGATGAAAAAGGATCTTATTGAGGTTCAGCGCATGATCGTGGGTCTTAAAACTTCAATTGA from Algoriphagus sp. NG3 encodes the following:
- a CDS encoding four helix bundle protein, whose amino-acid sequence is MHNFKELKVWQKTVDFAVKIYSVTKSFPNEEKFGLISQMRRAGVSIPSNIAEGCVKTSGKSFVNSLEISLGECFELEIQMIISERVGILDSESAGEMKKDLIEVQRMIVGLKTSIEAKS